CGAGGGAGGAGGCTGCTCCCACCTCTAGGCCTGTCGCGTTTCGCCGCGTAACGGTATATAATCCCGTTAAGACCCGCTGGGAGGAGGAGCGGCATGAGCGACGGCAACGGCAAGAGGCGGTTCCCGGGGCTCCCCGAGCGCATCGCCGGGCTTGAGGAGCTGGCCTTCAACCTCTGGTGGAGCTGGCACCCGGAGGCGAGAAACCTCTTCAAGATGCTCCACCGGACGGCCTGGAAGGAGAGCGTGCACAACCCCGTGCTCGAACTGCACGAGCTGGGCCCCGCCGTGTTCGCGCAGGCCGTCAAGGACGAAAGGTTCCTGCGGCACTACGACGCCGTCATGTCCCGGTTCCACGGGGACATCGGCTCCGCGGGATGGTTCCACAACGCAGTCGCCGAGCCCGATGCCTTCACCATAGCTTTTTTCTCGGCGGAGTACGGGCTTCAGCATTCCCTTCCCTTTTATGCCGGCGGACTGGGCTTTCTGGCGGGGGACATTCTCAAGGAGTGCAGCAACCTCAGGGTGCCCCTGGTGGGCGTGGGGTTCATGTATCCCCAGGGCTATCTCAGGCAGAGGATGGCCGCCGACGGGACGCAGATAAGCCAGAGCCAGCCCCTTGAGCGGGAGAAGGCGCCCATCGAGCGGGTCGGCGGCGCGGACGGAAACCCCCTGCTGGTCCGGGTGCCGGCCGGGGAGCCCCCCATATTCGTGGAGGTCTGGCGCGTCCAGGTGGGCAACGTCCCCCTGTACCTCATGGACACGGACGTCGAGCCCAACAGCATGGAGGACAGGGGCATATCCTCGCACCTGTACGTCGGGGACCCGGAAGGAAGGCTCAGGCAGGAGATGGTCCTGGGCATCGGCGGGGTGGAGGTCCTGAACGCCCTGGACATACACTGCTCGGTGCTTCACCTGAACGAGGGGCATCCGGCCTTCGCGGTCCTGGAGAGGGTCCGCGAAATGGTCAAGGACGGGGCGGCCCCCGCCCAGGCCGTCGAGCTGGTCAGACAGGCCACCATCTTTACCACCCATACGCCGGTGCCCGCGGGCCACGACGTCTTTGATTTTGCTCTCATGGAGAAGCACTTCTCCTCCTACCGCCCCGACCTGGGCCTCTCCAGGGAGGAGTTTCTGGCGCTGGGCAGAAACCCCGAGAGGCCCGAGCAGGGGTTCAACATGACGGCCTTCGCCCTGAGGAGCGCCGCCCACAGCAATGCGGTCAGCAAGAAGCACGGCGAGGTGACCCGCCGCATGTGGCACTCCCTGTGGCCCGACAGGCGGGAGGAGGACGTCCCCATCGGGCACGTCACCAACGGCGTGCACGTGCCCACGTGGATAGATCCCAAGATGGAGCTTCTCCTGAACAGCCACCTCTGGCCCAACTGGCTCGACGACCACGACAACCCCGACACCATACGGCTGGTGGACGACATTCCCGACCGGGAGCTGTGGGACACCCACAACTGGCTGAAGATGAAGCTCATCCTGAACATCATGGACCGGGCCCGGCGCCAGTGGCTGGAGGAGTCCCCCGAGCCCTCCTGCCTCCTGGGAGCGGGCCTGTTTCTGGACCCCAACGTGCTCACCCTGGGGTTTGCCCGGAGGTTCACGACATACAAGCGGGCAGCGCTGATTCTCTCGGACCCCGAAAGATTGAAGAAGCTCCTGAACGACCGGTGGAAGCCCGTGCAGGTCGTCTTTGCGGGAAAGGCCCACCCCGACGACAAGCCCGCCCAGGAAATCCTGAGAAAGGTCTTTCTGGCCGCGAAGGACCCCGCCTTCGGGGGGCGCATCGCCTTCGTGGAGGACTACAACGAGCAGTTCGCCCAGTACCTCACCCACGGCGTGGACGTCTGGCTCAACAACCCGCAGCCTCCCCTGGAGGCCTGCGGCACCAGCGGGATGAAGGCGGCCATAAACGGGGTCCCCCACCTCTCCGTGCGCGACGGCTGGTGGGTGGAGGGCTACCGGGGAGGAAACGGATGGGTCTTCGGCTCAGACGGCGGGGAGCGCGACGACGCCGCCGACGCCGCCTCGCTCTACCGCACCCTGGAGGAAGAGATCGTCCCGCTTTATTACGACACCGGCAGCGACGGCATGCCCCAGGGATGGGTGCGCGTGATGAAGGAAGCCATGAAGACCGCCATGCCCTTCTTCAACGCCCGGCGGATGGTCAAGGAATACGCCCGCAGGTTCTACCACCCGGCCATGGCGGCCTGCGGCGT
Above is a genomic segment from Nitrospirota bacterium containing:
- the glgP gene encoding alpha-glucan family phosphorylase translates to MSDGNGKRRFPGLPERIAGLEELAFNLWWSWHPEARNLFKMLHRTAWKESVHNPVLELHELGPAVFAQAVKDERFLRHYDAVMSRFHGDIGSAGWFHNAVAEPDAFTIAFFSAEYGLQHSLPFYAGGLGFLAGDILKECSNLRVPLVGVGFMYPQGYLRQRMAADGTQISQSQPLEREKAPIERVGGADGNPLLVRVPAGEPPIFVEVWRVQVGNVPLYLMDTDVEPNSMEDRGISSHLYVGDPEGRLRQEMVLGIGGVEVLNALDIHCSVLHLNEGHPAFAVLERVREMVKDGAAPAQAVELVRQATIFTTHTPVPAGHDVFDFALMEKHFSSYRPDLGLSREEFLALGRNPERPEQGFNMTAFALRSAAHSNAVSKKHGEVTRRMWHSLWPDRREEDVPIGHVTNGVHVPTWIDPKMELLLNSHLWPNWLDDHDNPDTIRLVDDIPDRELWDTHNWLKMKLILNIMDRARRQWLEESPEPSCLLGAGLFLDPNVLTLGFARRFTTYKRAALILSDPERLKKLLNDRWKPVQVVFAGKAHPDDKPAQEILRKVFLAAKDPAFGGRIAFVEDYNEQFAQYLTHGVDVWLNNPQPPLEACGTSGMKAAINGVPHLSVRDGWWVEGYRGGNGWVFGSDGGERDDAADAASLYRTLEEEIVPLYYDTGSDGMPQGWVRVMKEAMKTAMPFFNARRMVKEYARRFYHPAMAACGVHVRQ